The genomic region gattaatcaattgaataattgatttattgattgattgattgatttatttattgattgagTTAATAAGTCAATAACGTAATAAATTTATAAGTTTTGTCTATTGAAATACTCTACCATTTACTCTTTTCTTCAATTTATTCACATAGTGGTGCCTTtaaattaagtatgaaattacGTCAGCACAAATAGTAGCAGTTTAGTGGACGAATTTATATTACTAAATAAAAGCTATGgaataagttaaaaataaacaaacagttttgcGTGGTTAAATCAAATTTGATTCTGATCAATCAAAGCGATTCACTCctaattaacatttattaatctATTTTAGTATCAAAACACGTTATATATCAACactctttcttttattttacaaaagcaaaattattttgtcaataattgCCTAATTCATTTtcgatttaaatgtttgacaataaaataatcagcaaaagaaaatgacaaaacttataaataatgtaaacaagCTAATGTGTCAGTGATGGACTAATTATTAACAGTGTATTTTAGAGGACTTGAACGAGCGGAATGGAagtgaaaataacatgaaaaataaataataaatattttttcataaattatatacatttctGAAAAGTGTAAAAACAGTTTATCGTCAAGTTCACAATCTGGACATTTCAATTGTGATATATGAACAAGGTATGGATTAAAGATAAAGTATGTGAGgtttgaataaagtaaaacacatGGTCATGGTTTAATgacaaaaatcttaaaaacattCGTACAAGCTGCTTTTGACGAAATTTAGAATGCCAGAGATGCCAACCCAGCAACGAATGGGGGAGGCTTCTTCCGGTCAATCGCGCCAGACCAGTCTGCGGCAGCCCCCTTCTGGCCAGTCGACGCCGCAGAGCACGCTGGGAAAGAGTGGCGACAACCCGCCTCCAGTTAAGATATGCACCAAAGGAGAAAAAGATGACTTGCAAAGGAAAACAGACATATGGTAATGCATTTGTTTACATAGGGTTGTTGCAATTTGTAGTCTAATATTGGACTATCATATATAAAAGTGACATAGCAACCTAAAAGGAGAAACACAGAAGTAAAAACTTAGTGATTGAacgtgtttattttgaaagctctcattactatttattttcaggAACCTTCCAAAAGAAACtaagaaaaaggaaaacaagTCCTCAAAGTGCGGTgacacatttttgaaaatgtgtagAGTAGTGCTCTTTTTTGTGTTGACGCTATTGCTGCTTTCATGCGGCATACTGCACAAGCTTTATTTCTTGACCTTTCTGAACAATCTCTCTGAGAAACTGCATGTTTCAAGCCCTAGCGTTATGGTATGAATAATTCAAgcatattatataacattacgaaattaacacataataacaagttattaaaataaacaacttgaATGCGTGTttggtaataaatatttttccgaAATTAGTTATCAAGAACTCATGAATGTTAGTTCtgcacatatacatatatacataaattgtCCATAGATGGTCAAACATGAACTATATTTCACTATAAGACAATATAACTATATTTAGTGAATGTCAGTCCACTTAATAACACGCGCCTACttatattttcttatctatattattaaataaactaatGCCTGCTTGTATTCAGTtcagatttgtttgcaaaatataataaaaataagtaatCAAATCCTTGTTTAAAGTCCAATTGCTTTTTAGGCGAAagttgaaaacaagaaaagtcGAGCGATTTCAATTCTCGTGTGCATTGCATTTTTTGAATTCTTCACATCACTCGTAACTCTTTGGAGAGTTGTTTTCCAAGATCAGAAGACTAACTGGACAATACATCACATTGTGGTAAGTCTTTcctaaattcattgttttgttgtatatcaattaattgttgtaaatgatAGATAATTAGGACGCTTGTATTTTGTATGTCCGAGCTTAATATACATGCTTGTTCATATGATGTATGTGAAAAGGCTTAAGTTATGGAGTTTAAGTTAATTAAGACCCTAGTACGGTTTAATTGACCATTTTAGACAGCTATCCTGCAGGCCGTGGCCACAATCGGGGAGGTATATTTGATCATCTACGCCCTTCCATTACTGGACAGTTTGAGGACATGTTTAGTTCTAACAATACTACCAATTATTCCAAGCATATGCAAGTTCCTGAGTTCAATTGGTCGGCTCAAAGTCAAAGGATGTATTAGAAAAGGTTCTTTGCTCAAACTGTGTGTAGCGGGTTTCCCGGTTTTGGCACTGGCATGGAGTGTTTTCTTATTCATGAAGTGGCTAATACTATTTGATAGAGACTTGCATCTAAAATGGGCGTTACCTATACTTTTGATGTGTAAATCATTATGCTATATGGATAATTTCCTTTGCCTAAGAAGATCAGCAAATgctcaaaaacaaacatcaggGAAATTAGATTCCCATTCGGGGACAAGTGAATCTAAAATAGAAGAGAAACAGTACAAGACAGAACATAAACAAGAATTTATTCGATTAACTGTTCGttggttaatatgtttaatgtttattatttcgaTTGTGTTGAAATTAGATTTAAAGCTAATTGAAAAACCCGACAACAAGAACGAGTCTGAATCATCTCTTACAGACGGGAATGGACACATCGAATCCTTTGCGTATAATTCAACAACAAATTTCACACCTACTCAGCATGAGAATGGAAATGAGATATTGGATTCGACGAATGCCTTTAACCAAACAATGTTCAACCAATTAATGGAGTTTTATGACATCTATAAGTTTGAAACTAGAATATTTACATGTTCATTTGCTATTTCACAATTAGCTTTGTTGGCTTGTCGATTGTCAATGCAGCAATTTTCATTTGCTTTGCCACTCATACTCACTCCACTGTTATCAATAATTGCTGTTAGTCTTTCGTGCAATAACTTTCTTGAAAGTACCCAGATCACGGTAGGAATTGATTTGACATGTTCTATGCCTGAAGGCAATGAAAGGAATATTTTCATCGCGAGTGGGGCTTTGGCTTGGATTGCTGTTATCGCGTTAACGTGGTACATTTGGGTTCCTCGGGTCGAGAGAATGGCAAAACTCGAGAGGTACGTTAAAGAATTTGTATTTTCACTATTCTACAGACTCACGTTAGAAGAATGTTATTATCAATCTAATATGTCTACATCTAAAGCTGTCCTTATTCAGTCGGATTATGTTTGAAGTTTGAATGTCTCTTCTTTAGGTTGTTTTCTGGCAGTTTTTACGATTTCTTCTTCCCTGATTTGAACATGCTTCTTCGAAGGAGAAATGACCATCAAATTAGAGAGCAGCATATGGACAGTGTACAACCGAGGGACGTTCCAAAAGTCATCATCTGTGTAACAATGTGGCACGAAACGTGCCAAGAAATGTGTCAGCTTCTAAAGTCTATTTGCAGGTTTAATAACTTTCACCTAACCCGTTTAGTTCATTTTGCCTTGCTTATTGTACAGTGGAAACTGAGATGTTTCTTTAATCAAATATCGTTTCATAAGTTCCATAACGAACCATGCTActtattcaatatttgtaaaatcaagttttaccttttaaaaaattgtgcaGTTATTTCGGATTCAACCATTTACAAATTGCTCACCAAAATGAATCCAGCGACCTTTCCTGATTATTATAATACAAGATAAAATGCGTGTATGGTAATCAGAAAAGTTTGGATTCaaatttctattattttttcagATTAAATTCTAATCATTTATATGCCTTCCATTAACATATTACATAAGTGAAATAGTTTCGCCGAGACGAATCCAGCGTTCTTTACATATTAATTGCCTGATTATTCCAGGCCACATTTAATTCATGCATTGTAATTCGAAACGTTTTCattcaaacttattttaattcaaacttGTTTCAGATTAGatctgcatttatcaattcGAGAGGAAGCCGATCATATAGAAGAGGACAAAAACGGTGCAGACGGCGAGAAACAAGACGCTGTAAAGAAAACACAAGACCCTGATAAAATTAACATTGAGGGTAGGTATACTGCACAAAGTCTGCTATGAATCCGTTTATTTAGTGATTGTTTCAAAGTAAATGTCTGTTCATATAAATCTGCAAAATCATGAAAAACGATATTCAaggaaacctttttttttatttcagttcaaataGTATTTGACGACGCATTTTGCTCAACAAAAAACGGTTGTGAGGTTAATGAATATCTGCTCCAGTTTATGTCATGTTTGCAAAAGGCCGTTGGGTATGTAGTAAGCTTTATTCCCGTGTTTCATATTAAGTAGTGTTAAGGGTAAATTTAGTTGATATGTCTTCAAAAAGTGCTTGATAGTTTTTGAACAAATTAAATGTAGAAAGGAATGCCagtaatatttgtatacatcTTCCATAAATGCAAATTTAGTGTTACGGCTTCCGATTACCATTAGCAACCGTATCTCAATGAAGGGaatcatattcttatgaaacatattttacggGCAGTTCCGTGTTGAAAGACAAGGAACTCTTGGAGTGGAATAAAACATTCCAAAAGAAAGTGGTTCAGACACCTTATGGCGGACAATTCATTCTACAACTTCCAGGTGGAACACAGATGACGATTCATTTGAAGGATAAGAAAAAGATAAGGCCCAGAAAACGATGGTCTCAGGTAACAACTGTTTTCGACATGAGttgtaaacaattaatttaCATCGATCATGAGTGCGTGTGTGTATTTGCGAAGGCGAATGCGTGTGAGTGAGAGGTAgcgttgtattgtttttttcttgtttgtttcttttgatgtttGATCTGTGCGTTACGTATCGAGAGCTTGCACGGTTTATGGCTACTTGGCTTTAGTATCCATTGCAATTTTGGCTTAATTGTATTAGTAGTCCAGCTTTATCATCAAATATAATAACCTTCAAATCTATCATCTGGATTCAATCTTTTAGTTGGAAAACATGTAAGAGCActttatcagttttatttcatagtTGCATTCTTTTCGATTTAATTTCCATTtagcttttttctttttttccaacACAGgtgatgtacatgtactatTGTTTGCTGTACAAAATGGGAAAGATGTATCCAGATACAATTAGAGACGAGGCAAGTCTTTTGATTTCTAATTATCTGAACCGTCTGGGGTTTTATTTATGAACAATTATCATAGCAATTAAGTAAATCATGACATtctcttataaaataaatgtgcgATACTATGTGACCatttaaatcaacaatttttttaatttcaattttggaCGTATTCTATGATAAATCTTATTCGCTAAACAGCTAAAGAAGACATTCATTCTAACCCTTGACGGTGATGTAGACTTTGAACCGAAATCAGTTTTACGATTGATGGATCGAATGAAGATGAACAGCCGTGTCGCAGCAGTTTGTGGCAGAATTCACCCAATAGGGACAGGTAGTTAACAACTATTAACATAAACAACTTTAttgattaatatataaacatcaatttaGTTTGAACATCCATTTAAACATGATGGTAACtctttattgtctttttaaagcttattgtcaataattttctttaattcaaattatgtCTTCATTCACATTTTACAATGATTCACTTCAGGTCCAATGGTGTGGTACCAACAATTCGAATATGCAGTCGGCCACTGGCTTCAAAAGGCATGCGAACATATCTTCGGTTCTGTGCTATGTTGCCCTGGATGCTTTTCTATATTTCGAGCATCTGCCCTAGTTGACGACAATGTATTGAAAACGTACACCAAAGAGCCAGATGAAGGAAAACACCTTTTGCAGTTTGAACAAGGCGAGGATAGATGGCTTTGTACTCTTCTCATTAAACGAGGATACAAGACAGACTACTGTGCAGCCGCAGATGCAAAAACGTTTGCGCCAGAAAACTTTTGGGACTTTTTTGTACAAAGACGGCGCTGGTCACCATCAACAATGGCGAACTTGATTGACTTGGTCCTTTCTTGGAAACAAATAGTTCAAAACAACAGAGAAATCAACcatatgtttatgatatatcAATTGGTGCTGGTTATAACAAGTGTATTAGCTCCTGGAATTGTCCTTGTGATGATAGCAGGGTCATTTAGTTCAGTATTAAGTTTGAAGCCATGGCATTCATTTTTCGTAGCCGTGACTCCGGTAGTTTTGTTCGCAGTGCTATGCCTGACAGTGACTCAGAAAAAGCAACTCCTTGTGGCCGCAATACTTAGCACGGCATATACATTTGTTATGATTATTGTGACAATCGgcatgattttaaacattgtgaGCGAGACAATTCTTTCCCCAAGCGTGATTTTTCTCATATTTGTCAGTCTAGTATTCCTGATATCTGCTTTGCTTCACCCTCAAGAGTTCACATGTTTGTTTCCTGGCTTACTATATTACGTTTCTGTGCcttctacatttatttttctgacTGTATTTTATATGTGCAATTTACATGACATTAGATGGGGTACTCGAGAATCCAAATCTCCATCATCCCAATCGGAAGGAGAGAGTGGAAATAAGACATCGTTTATGCGTTTGCTTATCGCTCTTGTTCAACAATACTTGCAAGCAAAACTCGGTGAAATTAACCCAAATGGTCCCAATTTGGAACAGGTTGAAAGACAACAAAGCGAACAACACGTGGAAATGATAAACTATGAAGACGATAGGTACTGGATAAAATCACAATTAAAAGACTCAaaacataagtttaaaaaatatttactcaGCAAAGATGAGGAAACATTTTGGACACATACAATTAACAAATATCTGAAGCCACTTGAAACCAATAAGAAACTCCAAGAAAAATTTAATCGTGAATTAATTTCGTTGAGGAACAACTGCGTGTACGGTTTCTTCGTGTTGAACTTTATGCTCTCATTAGCACTGTTGCAATTACAAGTAAGCAAAGAAAGTTTAAATGGATTTTATATTGCGGGGAAATTTGAACCATTATCAGTACTTTTCCTGTCAATTTTTGCAATTCTACTTTGTATCCAATTCATTTTTATGCTTTCCCATCGATGGAGAACTTTCTGCCATTTTATTTCGAGCACTGAGGTGTTTGTGTGCTTCTGTTCAAGACGAGCAAAGACTAAAG from Mya arenaria isolate MELC-2E11 chromosome 3, ASM2691426v1 harbors:
- the LOC128225953 gene encoding chitin synthase chs-2-like, whose product is MPEMPTQQRMGEASSGQSRQTSLRQPPSGQSTPQSTLGKSGDNPPPVKICTKGEKDDLQRKTDIWNLPKETKKKENKSSKCGDTFLKMYLKLIEKPDNKNESESSLTDGNGHIESFAYNSTTNFTPTQHENGNEILDSTNAFNQTMFNQLMEFYDIYKFETRIFTCSFAISQLALLACRLSMQQFSFALPLILTPLLSIIAVSLSCNNFLESTQITVGIDLTCSMPEGNERNIFIASGALAWIAVIALTWYIWVPRVERMAKLERLFSGSFYDFFFPDLNMLLRRRNDHQIREQHMDSVQPRDVPKVIICVTMWHETCQEMCQLLKSICRLDLHLSIREEADHIEEDKNGADGEKQDAVKKTQDPDKINIEVQIVFDDAFCSTKNGCEVNEYLLQFMSCLQKAVGSVLKDKELLEWNKTFQKKVVQTPYGGQFILQLPGGTQMTIHLKDKKKIRPRKRWSQVMYMYYCLLYKMGKMYPDTIRDELKKTFILTLDGDVDFEPKSVLRLMDRMKMNSRVAAVCGRIHPIGTGPMVWYQQFEYAVGHWLQKACEHIFGSVLCCPGCFSIFRASALVDDNVLKTYTKEPDEGKHLLQFEQGEDRWLCTLLIKRGYKTDYCAAADAKTFAPENFWDFFVQRRRWSPSTMANLIDLVLSWKQIVQNNREINHMFMIYQLVLVITSVLAPGIVLVMIAGSFSSVLSLKPWHSFFVAVTPVERQQSEQHVEMINYEDDRRAKTKAQEFQEHLKEIELDLEEDEEEDEPPPDYMSEPDVDYDDFDCETVLDTASPSPNRPNSRKFNIYHHRIQTVRYRKQHRQPIDASLYHLDGGYVGGSFLRPGVKYPSNIFHEDRRG